A section of the Rossellomorea marisflavi genome encodes:
- a CDS encoding YtrH family sporulation protein — translation MTEAFFPELFKSFFIAMGVLLGGSLLGGLASFAMGQPLFIEMWRLSNFLRIWAIIAAIGGTFDTVYSFEKGFLNGETKELFKQFLLILAALGGANTGAMIISWLTQEHVSS, via the coding sequence ATGACAGAAGCTTTCTTCCCAGAACTGTTCAAAAGCTTCTTTATCGCCATGGGGGTCCTTCTAGGGGGATCGCTCCTTGGCGGACTCGCTTCATTCGCCATGGGTCAGCCCCTTTTCATCGAAATGTGGAGGCTGTCCAACTTCCTCCGCATCTGGGCCATCATCGCGGCCATCGGAGGCACCTTTGACACGGTGTACAGTTTTGAAAAAGGATTCCTGAACGGAGAGACAAAAGAACTCTTCAAGCAATTCCTTCTGATTCTTGCTGCACTCGGCGGGGCCAACACGGGGGCCATGATCATCAGCTGGCTCACGCAGGAGCACGTCTCCTCATGA
- the ytrI gene encoding sporulation membrane protein YtrI: MRIPPFYRLPSFQRFFAGAVIGGIVSWMIFIFMYGSMHEKQTQKILDQQTQLDKLTSTLSYLQEENKELNEENEDELTIQEVRVKILNPTKTKVELLSLHRAEETLSQDLRSLLNQNLETAHDNKELIKKIIENKTIKLNDKPFRLEVKEIYFYTTTDLTLALKYEE; this comes from the coding sequence ATGAGGATCCCGCCTTTTTACAGGCTCCCTTCCTTTCAGCGATTCTTTGCCGGTGCTGTCATAGGCGGCATCGTCAGTTGGATGATCTTCATCTTCATGTACGGCTCCATGCATGAAAAGCAGACTCAAAAAATACTAGATCAGCAAACACAGCTCGATAAACTGACGAGCACCTTATCTTATCTTCAGGAAGAAAATAAAGAATTAAATGAAGAGAATGAGGACGAGTTGACGATCCAGGAAGTGAGGGTGAAGATCCTCAATCCGACCAAAACCAAGGTGGAATTATTAAGCCTCCACCGGGCAGAGGAAACCTTGAGCCAGGATTTAAGGAGTCTTCTAAATCAAAATCTGGAGACAGCCCATGATAATAAAGAACTCATCAAAAAGATCATCGAGAACAAAACCATCAAGCTGAACGATAAGCCTTTCAGACTTGAAGTGAAGGAAATCTACTTTTACACCACCACCGACCTTACCCTGGCCCTCAAATACGAAGAATAA
- a CDS encoding DHH family phosphoesterase translates to MKDQILNLIKQYETIIVHRHVRPDPDAYGSQGGLVEILKASFPDKRIFAVGEEEPTLHYLNRLDVIEDHVFEGALVIVCDTANAERICDLRYSLGDQLVKIDHHPNEDPYGDVLWVDTSASSVSEMIYDFYEFGKDKGLTLPDSAARLLFAGIVGDTGRFLYPSTTQKTFDIAGELIRKDFDRNDLFNKMYEVDANVVKLHGYVLQNFEMDELGCGNMIMTKEILEEFDVVPSEASLLVSVLGNIKGMKAWVFFIEEDDQIRVRLRSKGPVINTVAKKYNGGGHPLAAGASIHSWEQKAHVMEDLRDVCRES, encoded by the coding sequence ATGAAAGATCAAATCCTGAATCTTATCAAGCAATATGAAACCATCATCGTCCACCGCCATGTGAGACCAGACCCGGATGCCTACGGTTCACAGGGAGGCCTTGTGGAAATCCTCAAAGCTTCTTTTCCGGATAAAAGAATCTTTGCCGTCGGGGAAGAAGAGCCGACGCTCCATTACCTGAACCGTCTCGATGTAATCGAGGACCATGTGTTTGAAGGAGCCCTTGTTATCGTCTGTGACACGGCCAACGCCGAACGGATCTGCGACCTCCGTTACAGTCTCGGCGATCAGCTCGTCAAAATCGACCATCATCCGAACGAGGACCCATACGGAGATGTCCTTTGGGTAGACACGAGTGCGAGTTCGGTGAGTGAGATGATCTATGATTTCTATGAGTTCGGGAAGGACAAAGGACTGACCCTCCCGGACAGTGCAGCCCGTCTCTTATTTGCAGGGATCGTCGGAGATACGGGACGCTTCCTCTATCCGAGTACGACCCAAAAGACATTTGATATCGCTGGTGAACTCATACGCAAGGATTTCGACCGTAATGACCTGTTCAATAAAATGTACGAAGTCGATGCCAACGTGGTGAAACTGCATGGATACGTGCTCCAGAACTTCGAAATGGATGAGCTCGGATGCGGGAATATGATCATGACGAAGGAAATCCTTGAGGAATTCGATGTCGTTCCATCCGAGGCATCACTCCTTGTCAGCGTCCTCGGGAACATTAAAGGAATGAAGGCGTGGGTCTTCTTCATAGAAGAAGATGACCAGATCAGGGTCAGGCTCCGCTCCAAAGGCCCGGTCATCAATACAGTGGCGAAGAAATATAACGGAGGCGGCCACCCGCTGGCAGCAGGGGCGTCCATTCATTCGTGGGAACAAAAAGCCCATGTGATGGAGGACCTTCGGGACGTATGCAGGGAATCATGA
- a CDS encoding YtpI family protein, producing MYFFAFFVVLAFSFYLFYKVKQVRTKRPMEKKWLSAKSSMALGLFVALFGINQLILFSGTVTYVVGIFFILIGAGSLWMGFRYYKHVLPYAQREAEELNQ from the coding sequence TTGTATTTCTTCGCATTTTTCGTAGTGTTAGCGTTTTCCTTCTACCTCTTCTATAAGGTGAAGCAGGTAAGGACAAAACGGCCCATGGAGAAAAAATGGCTGTCCGCCAAGTCCAGTATGGCACTAGGCTTGTTCGTGGCCCTTTTCGGCATCAATCAGCTCATCCTATTCTCCGGCACCGTCACGTATGTAGTGGGGATCTTTTTCATCCTCATCGGAGCCGGGAGTTTATGGATGGGGTTCCGCTATTATAAACATGTCCTTCCCTATGCTCAGCGGGAAGCGGAAGAATTGAATCAGTGA
- a CDS encoding DRTGG domain-containing protein, translating into MATKHEQILEYIDTLPVGEKISVRQIAKALNVSEGTAYRAIKDAETKGYVSTIERVGTIRIEQKKKENIEKLTYAEVVNIIDGQVLGGKTGLHKMLNKFVIGAMKLEAMMRYTEAGNLLIIGNRSQAQEHALRAGAAVLITGGFDAEDHVKRLADELELPIISTSYDTFTVATMINRAIFDQLIKKEIIFVEDILTPIEDTVHLHIDDTLEEWYEKNQYTFHSRFPVVDGNRKVIGMVTSKDVMGQEKHMGIDKIMTRHPITVNGNTSVASAAHIMIWEGIEVLPVVNEHHKLMGIVSRQDVLKALQMIQRQPQVGETIEDIITNGVQAASERKGDKETYQFAVTPQMTTGIGTISYGVFTTLMTEAANRALKPYKKGDIVIENMTIYFIKPVQMESMLDIHPKVLDVGRKFGKVDVEVYHDGVLVGKSLMICQLIDRH; encoded by the coding sequence TTGGCTACTAAACATGAACAGATACTAGAGTATATCGATACCCTCCCGGTCGGGGAAAAGATTTCCGTCCGTCAGATCGCCAAAGCCCTCAATGTCAGTGAAGGAACGGCATACCGCGCCATCAAGGATGCGGAAACAAAAGGCTATGTGAGTACGATTGAACGTGTAGGGACCATCAGGATCGAACAGAAGAAAAAAGAGAACATCGAGAAGCTGACCTATGCAGAGGTGGTCAATATCATTGACGGCCAAGTGCTGGGCGGGAAGACCGGCTTACATAAAATGCTGAACAAATTCGTCATCGGGGCCATGAAACTGGAAGCCATGATGCGCTATACCGAAGCCGGGAACCTCTTGATCATCGGGAACCGTTCCCAGGCGCAGGAGCATGCGCTCAGGGCAGGGGCGGCCGTGTTGATCACGGGAGGATTCGACGCAGAAGATCATGTGAAGCGACTGGCTGATGAGTTGGAACTTCCGATCATTTCCACATCCTATGATACTTTCACCGTCGCCACGATGATCAACCGGGCTATCTTTGATCAGCTCATCAAGAAGGAAATCATCTTTGTGGAGGATATCCTGACCCCCATAGAGGACACGGTCCATCTCCATATCGATGATACGCTGGAAGAATGGTATGAAAAGAACCAGTACACCTTCCACAGCCGCTTCCCCGTCGTCGATGGGAACAGGAAGGTCATCGGGATGGTTACCTCAAAGGATGTCATGGGGCAGGAAAAGCATATGGGGATCGACAAGATCATGACCCGCCATCCCATTACAGTCAACGGCAATACGAGCGTGGCCTCAGCCGCCCATATCATGATCTGGGAAGGGATCGAAGTGCTGCCTGTCGTGAATGAACACCATAAGCTGATGGGGATCGTCAGTCGTCAGGATGTGCTGAAGGCCCTTCAAATGATCCAGCGTCAGCCTCAGGTCGGGGAGACGATCGAAGACATCATCACCAACGGGGTACAAGCTGCCTCAGAGCGCAAAGGCGATAAGGAAACCTATCAGTTCGCCGTCACGCCCCAGATGACGACGGGGATCGGGACGATTTCGTACGGTGTCTTCACCACCCTGATGACAGAGGCGGCCAATCGTGCCCTCAAGCCGTATAAAAAAGGGGATATCGTCATCGAGAATATGACGATCTACTTCATCAAGCCCGTTCAGATGGAAAGCATGCTGGATATCCATCCGAAGGTACTTGATGTGGGAAGGAAATTCGGGAAAGTGGATGTGGAAGTCTATCACGATGGGGTGCTTGTCGGGAAATCCCTGATGATCTGTCAGCTCATCGATCGCCACTGA
- the ald gene encoding alanine dehydrogenase gives MQIGIPKEIKNNENRVAMTPAGVVNLVVNGHEVFIESGAGNGSGFADEDYVNAGGKIVGGAEEAWAKEMVMKVKEPLPEEYGYFREGLILFTYLHLAPEPALTKALIENKVVGIAYETVEVNRSLPLLTPMSEVAGRMATQIGAQFLEKIHGGKGVLLSGVPGVSRSKVTIIGGGVAGTNAAKMAVGLGADVTILDLSPERLRQLDDIFGRDVTTLMSNPLNIEHAVKESDLVIGAVLIPGAKAPKLVTEEMIRSMNPGSVVVDIAIDQGGIFETTDRITTHDHPTYVKHGVVHYAVANMPGAVPRTSTIALTNVTVPYALLIANKGYKKACMDHEPLMKGINTLNGYVTYKAVAEAHDLDYSDTHTQLKQV, from the coding sequence ATGCAGATCGGCATACCGAAAGAGATCAAGAATAATGAAAACAGGGTGGCTATGACTCCTGCTGGTGTCGTGAACCTGGTGGTGAATGGTCATGAGGTGTTCATCGAGTCGGGCGCAGGCAATGGGTCGGGCTTCGCCGATGAAGATTATGTGAACGCTGGAGGGAAAATCGTCGGCGGTGCAGAAGAAGCGTGGGCCAAAGAGATGGTCATGAAAGTGAAGGAACCGCTGCCAGAGGAATACGGATACTTCCGCGAGGGGCTGATCCTGTTTACATACCTCCATCTTGCACCTGAGCCTGCACTGACGAAGGCCCTGATCGAGAACAAGGTGGTGGGGATCGCCTATGAGACCGTCGAGGTGAACCGTTCCCTCCCGCTTCTCACTCCCATGAGTGAAGTGGCAGGAAGGATGGCGACCCAGATCGGGGCGCAGTTCCTTGAGAAGATCCACGGCGGGAAAGGGGTCCTTCTTTCCGGGGTTCCGGGAGTGAGTCGAAGCAAGGTGACGATCATCGGGGGTGGAGTCGCCGGGACGAACGCGGCCAAAATGGCTGTCGGTCTTGGTGCCGACGTCACGATACTCGATCTCAGCCCCGAGCGGTTGCGGCAGCTTGATGATATTTTTGGCCGTGATGTGACCACGCTCATGAGCAACCCCTTGAATATCGAGCATGCCGTGAAGGAATCGGATCTTGTGATCGGAGCGGTGCTCATACCGGGGGCAAAAGCTCCGAAGCTCGTGACCGAAGAGATGATCCGGTCCATGAACCCCGGCTCGGTCGTTGTGGATATTGCCATCGATCAGGGAGGGATTTTCGAGACGACGGACAGGATCACGACCCATGATCATCCCACCTATGTGAAGCACGGAGTTGTCCATTATGCGGTGGCCAATATGCCGGGTGCAGTGCCTCGCACGTCCACGATCGCCCTGACCAATGTGACCGTACCCTATGCCCTGCTCATTGCCAATAAGGGCTATAAGAAAGCCTGCATGGATCATGAGCCGCTGATGAAAGGAATCAATACATTGAACGGTTATGTGACCTACAAAGCGGTTGCGGAGGCCCACGATCTCGATTATTCCGATACCCACACCCAGTTGAAGCAGGTGTAA
- a CDS encoding purine-cytosine permease family protein, translated as MKTSMIERFGLESIPQVKKTTSWKEYFIIQLAFSVNSGNFLVPALAVVQGGLPFYAAFLSTVLGAFLAFFCVSMLSLPGSRYGLPAQYVLRSVLGKKLSMRVASPVRTLTSLYWFSVQTIGGTMVVTSMIKKLTGASIPFIPVALGLALLMTALALVGFEAVKRATKWFIPILIAGQFILLALFLTGDQGGTVHQGSFSTGAFFFYGSLAFVQYISGVSAASDMTRYSVSPRQGFWGVLGGNMTGFMMTALLGGICASLYGGLNPFVTAGELTSSLLLLSIITISALVSMISINLSNAYTGGYSLLNALPHLSRIQSALLFSIAGIILSLFPQLVYGAEGFISLLGMLVVPLSAIIVSDFLLLRKGRLHESDLAALAAGTTGTNKTAIYVMVAGIALYALLPDFLSPGFLSFLCTGALYFFANRLQKEKASITHQAG; from the coding sequence ATGAAAACGTCCATGATCGAACGATTCGGACTCGAATCCATCCCTCAAGTTAAAAAGACTACCTCTTGGAAAGAATACTTCATCATCCAGCTCGCATTTTCCGTGAATTCGGGGAACTTCCTTGTACCGGCACTTGCCGTGGTCCAAGGCGGACTTCCCTTTTATGCAGCATTCCTCTCGACGGTATTAGGTGCCTTCCTGGCCTTCTTCTGCGTATCCATGCTGTCCCTTCCCGGTTCCCGATACGGGCTGCCGGCTCAGTATGTCCTCAGGTCCGTCCTTGGTAAAAAGCTTTCCATGAGGGTCGCTTCACCGGTCCGCACCCTCACATCCCTCTATTGGTTCAGCGTGCAGACCATCGGCGGGACGATGGTCGTCACCTCCATGATCAAGAAATTGACCGGTGCCTCCATCCCGTTCATCCCTGTGGCACTCGGCCTCGCCCTCTTGATGACCGCTCTGGCCCTTGTCGGCTTCGAAGCAGTCAAACGTGCCACCAAGTGGTTCATTCCCATCTTGATCGCCGGCCAGTTCATCCTGTTGGCCCTATTCCTTACAGGAGACCAAGGCGGAACAGTTCATCAGGGCAGCTTCTCGACAGGAGCATTCTTCTTTTACGGAAGCCTTGCCTTCGTCCAGTATATTTCCGGTGTGAGTGCGGCATCCGATATGACCCGATATAGCGTGAGTCCACGTCAGGGGTTCTGGGGCGTCCTTGGAGGAAACATGACCGGGTTCATGATGACAGCCCTTCTTGGCGGGATATGCGCCAGCCTTTACGGGGGATTGAATCCCTTCGTGACAGCCGGTGAACTCACCTCATCCTTGTTGCTACTGTCGATCATCACCATATCGGCCCTGGTCTCCATGATTTCCATCAACCTTAGCAATGCATATACAGGAGGCTACAGTCTGCTCAATGCCCTTCCACACCTGAGCAGGATCCAGAGCGCACTCCTCTTCTCCATCGCCGGGATCATTCTCAGTCTGTTCCCACAGCTCGTCTATGGGGCAGAAGGGTTCATTTCCCTCCTTGGCATGCTGGTGGTGCCCTTATCGGCCATCATTGTCAGCGACTTCCTTCTTCTCAGGAAGGGACGTCTTCACGAAAGTGACCTCGCCGCCCTCGCTGCAGGAACGACTGGAACGAACAAGACAGCCATCTACGTGATGGTCGCAGGCATCGCCCTGTATGCGCTCCTTCCCGATTTCCTATCACCAGGCTTCCTGTCTTTCTTATGTACTGGGGCTCTCTACTTTTTCGCGAATCGGCTCCAAAAAGAAAAAGCCTCGATCACCCATCAGGCAGGGTGA
- a CDS encoding universal stress protein, whose amino-acid sequence MGLKYRDILVAVDGSKEAEWAFKKGIAIAKRNGAVLSLLHVIDTRSYAAIDSYDHTIGERAIKYAEELLGEYKTNAERCGLTKIHTYVEYGSPKVVIPKKASEKGKDLIICGATGLNAVERFLIGSVSEHITRAAKCDVLVVRTEEPDEEE is encoded by the coding sequence ATGGGTTTGAAATATCGTGATATTCTAGTGGCTGTAGATGGATCAAAAGAAGCGGAATGGGCCTTCAAAAAAGGAATTGCCATTGCCAAGAGGAATGGTGCTGTCCTTTCACTGCTCCACGTCATTGACACTCGGTCTTATGCCGCCATCGACTCCTATGATCATACCATCGGGGAACGGGCCATCAAATACGCAGAAGAGCTGCTTGGTGAATATAAAACCAATGCGGAACGATGCGGCCTCACCAAGATCCACACCTATGTAGAATACGGATCACCCAAAGTGGTCATACCGAAGAAAGCCTCCGAAAAAGGAAAAGACCTTATCATTTGCGGGGCGACCGGTCTTAACGCTGTGGAACGGTTCCTGATCGGCAGCGTTTCGGAACACATCACGAGGGCCGCCAAATGCGACGTCCTTGTGGTCCGGACCGAAGAGCCCGATGAAGAAGAGTAA
- the argH gene encoding argininosuccinate lyase: protein MMKLWGGRFTKKPEEWVDEFNASISFDQELVMEDIEGSKAHVTMLKKCGILSAEEADQILGGLNELEEKAAAGSLEFSTQYEDIHLNLEKLLIDTVGEVGGKLHTGRSRNDQIATDMHLFLKKRVEEVIGLIGEFQEAILKQAEDNIETMIPGYTHLQRAQPISFAHHLMTYYWMLDRDKERLSDSMKRIDLSPLGAGALAGTTFPIDRAYSAELLGFSGVYENSLDAVSDRDFILEFLSNSAILMTHLSRLAEEFILWSTEEFHFIELDDSFTTGSSIMPQKKNPDMAELVRGKTGRVNGNLLSLLTVLKGLPLAYNKDMQEDKEGMFDTVKTVIGSLKIFTGMMDTMTVNKDVMEEAVGTDFSNATELADYLAAKGMPFRKAHEVVGKLVLHCIEQGYFLKDVTLATYQQHSELIESDIYDIIAPSAAVKRRNSYGGTGFEQVKIQIEKAKGALVTK, encoded by the coding sequence ATGATGAAGTTATGGGGAGGACGTTTTACGAAAAAACCTGAGGAGTGGGTGGATGAATTCAATGCGTCCATTTCATTCGACCAGGAACTGGTCATGGAAGACATCGAGGGAAGCAAGGCCCATGTCACCATGCTGAAAAAATGCGGGATCCTGTCGGCTGAAGAAGCCGATCAGATCCTTGGCGGATTGAATGAACTGGAGGAGAAGGCTGCAGCAGGCAGCCTAGAGTTCTCCACCCAGTATGAGGATATCCATCTGAATCTTGAAAAGCTCCTCATCGATACGGTCGGAGAGGTTGGAGGGAAGCTTCATACAGGCAGAAGCCGGAACGATCAGATCGCTACCGATATGCATCTTTTCCTTAAGAAAAGGGTGGAAGAGGTCATCGGGCTGATCGGAGAATTCCAGGAGGCCATATTGAAGCAGGCCGAGGATAATATCGAGACGATGATTCCAGGGTATACGCATCTGCAGCGTGCCCAGCCGATTTCATTTGCCCACCATCTGATGACCTATTACTGGATGCTTGATCGTGATAAGGAGCGCCTGAGTGATTCCATGAAGCGTATTGATCTGTCCCCTCTTGGAGCAGGGGCGCTTGCGGGGACCACCTTCCCGATCGATCGGGCGTACTCGGCTGAACTCCTTGGATTCAGTGGGGTATACGAAAACAGCCTGGATGCTGTGAGCGACAGGGATTTCATCTTGGAGTTCCTCAGCAACAGTGCGATCCTCATGACGCATCTTTCTCGCCTGGCAGAAGAGTTTATCCTGTGGTCGACGGAGGAGTTCCACTTTATCGAGCTTGATGACAGTTTCACGACAGGAAGCAGCATCATGCCTCAGAAGAAAAACCCCGATATGGCAGAGCTTGTCCGCGGGAAGACAGGAAGGGTGAACGGAAACCTTCTATCGCTCCTTACCGTGTTGAAAGGGTTGCCTCTTGCCTACAACAAAGACATGCAGGAGGACAAGGAGGGGATGTTCGATACGGTGAAGACTGTGATTGGCTCCTTGAAGATCTTTACGGGCATGATGGATACGATGACGGTGAATAAAGACGTGATGGAAGAAGCGGTCGGGACCGATTTCTCCAACGCGACGGAGCTTGCCGATTATCTTGCTGCCAAGGGCATGCCGTTCCGTAAGGCACATGAGGTCGTAGGGAAGCTTGTGCTACATTGTATCGAGCAGGGCTACTTCCTGAAGGATGTGACTCTCGCTACGTATCAACAGCATTCAGAACTGATTGAAAGCGACATTTATGACATCATCGCCCCTTCTGCAGCCGTGAAGCGTAGGAATTCCTATGGCGGTACCGGCTTTGAACAGGTGAAGATTCAAATTGAAAAAGCCAAAGGTGCTTTGGTGACGAAATAA
- a CDS encoding argininosuccinate synthase, whose amino-acid sequence MLNQKVVLAYSGGLDTSVAVQWLKEKGYEVIACCLDVGEGKDLDFVQSKALKVGASKSYVIDAKQEFADEFALLALQSHALYEGKYPLVSALSRPLIAKKLVEIAEQENATAVAHGCTGKGNDQVRFEVSIAALNPSLEVLAPVRDWKWSREEEIEYAKEKGIPVPINLDSPYSIDQNLWGRSNECGVLEDPWAAPPEDAYDLTVSIEEAPDTADTVEITFDKGVPVALDSVPYPLHELIAKLNLLGGKHGVGRIDHVENRLIGIKSREVYECPAAITLLKAHKELEDLTLVKELAHYKPVIEKKMTELIYEGLWFSPLNKALKAFLDESQQFVNGTVRVKLFKGHAIVEGRMSPNSLYDENLATYTKADQFDHDAAVGFIKLWGLPTKVSSMVNKPAKEKVSL is encoded by the coding sequence ATGTTGAATCAAAAAGTGGTTTTAGCCTACTCAGGTGGTTTAGATACGTCAGTTGCAGTTCAGTGGTTGAAAGAAAAAGGGTACGAAGTCATTGCATGTTGCCTGGATGTCGGGGAAGGAAAGGATCTTGATTTTGTTCAATCGAAAGCATTGAAAGTCGGCGCATCCAAAAGCTATGTGATCGATGCGAAACAAGAATTCGCGGATGAATTTGCCCTGTTGGCACTGCAAAGCCATGCTCTTTATGAAGGGAAGTATCCGTTGGTGTCGGCTCTGTCCAGACCCCTTATCGCCAAAAAACTCGTGGAGATCGCGGAGCAGGAGAATGCAACGGCAGTCGCTCACGGCTGTACGGGAAAAGGGAACGACCAGGTTCGTTTTGAAGTCTCCATTGCAGCATTGAATCCTTCACTTGAGGTTCTTGCACCGGTGCGTGATTGGAAATGGTCAAGGGAAGAGGAGATTGAATACGCAAAAGAAAAAGGGATTCCGGTTCCGATCAATCTTGACTCTCCGTATTCCATCGACCAGAACTTGTGGGGAAGAAGCAATGAGTGCGGAGTCCTCGAAGATCCTTGGGCAGCACCGCCTGAAGATGCGTATGATTTGACCGTGAGCATCGAGGAAGCACCGGATACAGCCGACACGGTTGAAATCACCTTCGACAAAGGGGTGCCGGTCGCACTGGATTCTGTTCCTTATCCCCTTCATGAGCTCATTGCCAAGCTGAATCTCCTTGGAGGCAAGCACGGTGTAGGCCGAATAGACCATGTGGAAAATCGCCTGATCGGCATCAAGTCCCGCGAGGTCTATGAATGCCCGGCTGCCATCACGTTGCTGAAAGCACATAAAGAACTGGAAGATCTGACCCTTGTGAAAGAACTTGCCCATTATAAGCCGGTCATCGAGAAGAAAATGACCGAATTGATCTATGAAGGACTATGGTTCTCACCGTTGAACAAAGCCTTGAAGGCCTTCCTCGATGAATCCCAGCAGTTTGTGAACGGGACGGTCCGTGTGAAATTGTTCAAAGGCCATGCCATCGTAGAAGGAAGAATGTCTCCGAATTCCCTGTATGACGAAAACCTTGCGACGTATACAAAAGCCGACCAATTCGACCATGATGCCGCTGTCGGATTCATCAAGCTCTGGGGTCTTCCGACGAAGGTATCATCCATGGTGAATAAACCGGCAAAGGAAAAGGTTTCTCTATGA
- a CDS encoding EcsC family protein, with translation MSWSERDQQVWDSIKAWKRDLYDYEANDLEFTYVKWLDTAFAAVPEELQESFFQRLDGWLFQLHSLIQGSQMQNDAKERILSTARTFNPDIQVVDDLAALSIDQLHYIAEQHAGRHRLYSLVQGGITGTGGLVALGSDLPAMAVINLRSIQLIAASYGCDVQTPFETMTSLKVFHAATLPARLQAEAWEDLLQDLESRGSTYFFDGSEQLTDYTWLEGTLKQSMKALAISMFKGKKWSGLPLISMAIGAGSNYQLSRRITAFAEKYYQYRYLRVKKS, from the coding sequence GTGAGCTGGTCTGAAAGAGATCAACAGGTATGGGATTCTATCAAGGCTTGGAAACGTGATTTGTATGATTATGAAGCAAATGACCTGGAGTTTACATATGTGAAATGGCTGGATACGGCTTTTGCGGCGGTCCCTGAAGAGCTCCAGGAATCATTTTTTCAGCGCTTGGACGGATGGTTGTTTCAGCTTCACTCCCTAATTCAAGGGTCACAGATGCAAAACGATGCCAAAGAACGGATTTTGTCCACGGCCAGGACCTTTAACCCTGATATCCAGGTGGTGGATGATCTTGCAGCGCTGTCCATTGATCAGCTGCATTATATCGCTGAACAGCATGCGGGACGACATCGTCTCTATTCCCTTGTCCAAGGGGGGATCACCGGCACAGGGGGCTTGGTGGCGCTAGGATCTGATCTACCTGCGATGGCCGTCATCAATCTTCGTTCCATCCAGCTGATTGCTGCGTCCTATGGCTGTGACGTGCAGACGCCATTTGAAACCATGACTTCCCTGAAGGTGTTCCACGCGGCCACCTTGCCTGCAAGGCTGCAGGCCGAAGCGTGGGAAGATCTTCTTCAAGACCTGGAGAGCAGGGGTTCAACGTATTTCTTTGATGGTTCGGAGCAGCTGACGGATTATACGTGGCTTGAGGGGACGCTGAAGCAATCCATGAAGGCACTTGCGATTTCCATGTTCAAAGGCAAGAAATGGTCGGGGCTGCCCCTGATCTCCATGGCGATCGGGGCGGGATCGAATTATCAGCTGTCCCGGAGGATCACGGCATTTGCAGAGAAATATTATCAGTATCGGTATTTAAGGGTAAAGAAAAGCTAA